A single window of Halobacterium jilantaiense DNA harbors:
- a CDS encoding MBL fold metallo-hydrolase encodes MVHSDWDDWLPAVVADADPDGVAVWYLGCNGFVLKGSGGTTLFVDPYLGTGDPPRTVRMIPVPFDPRDVTEADAVFATHEHTDHVHGPSQAPILAETDCPLYAPDDSVAVARDDEEWHDRYAVAADQYREVAEGDTIEVGEFTVHVEVAHDPDATHPVSYVFEHDAGTVFHGGDTKPTEDFDRVGDEYDIDLGILAFGSVGQLPDKETGEPTLKRWYNDENQIIECARALQVDRLLPSHWDMWKGMTADPTALYHHARSFEYPERLDVVEIGDRVDVE; translated from the coding sequence ATGGTTCACTCCGACTGGGACGACTGGCTGCCGGCGGTGGTCGCGGACGCAGACCCCGACGGGGTCGCGGTCTGGTACCTCGGGTGCAACGGCTTCGTTTTGAAGGGCAGCGGGGGGACGACGCTGTTCGTCGACCCCTACCTCGGGACCGGCGACCCACCCCGCACGGTGCGGATGATTCCCGTGCCGTTCGACCCGCGGGACGTCACCGAGGCCGACGCCGTCTTCGCCACGCACGAACACACCGACCACGTCCACGGGCCGAGCCAAGCGCCAATCCTCGCCGAGACGGACTGTCCGCTGTACGCGCCCGACGACTCCGTCGCCGTGGCCCGCGACGACGAGGAGTGGCACGACCGGTACGCCGTCGCCGCCGACCAGTACCGCGAGGTCGCGGAGGGCGACACAATCGAGGTCGGTGAGTTCACCGTCCACGTCGAGGTGGCCCACGACCCGGACGCCACCCATCCGGTCTCGTACGTCTTCGAGCACGACGCCGGCACGGTGTTCCACGGCGGCGACACCAAACCCACCGAGGACTTCGACCGCGTCGGCGACGAGTACGACATCGACCTCGGCATCCTCGCGTTCGGCTCGGTCGGCCAGCTCCCGGACAAGGAGACCGGCGAACCGACGCTGAAGCGCTGGTACAACGACGAGAACCAGATAATCGAGTGCGCTCGCGCGCTCCAGGTCGACCGGCTGCTGCCGTCCCACTGGGACATGTGGAAGGGCATGACGGCGGACCCGACGGCGCTGTACCACCACGCCCGCAGCTTCGAGTACCCGGAGCGTCTCGACGTCGTCGAAATCGGTGACCGCGTGGACGTCGAGTAA
- a CDS encoding HTTM domain-containing protein has translation MDVRAAVASRLGADTRSLAAFRVGVAGVVLLDLLLRSRYLGAFYTDTGVLPRDVLFAQNPVLGPLSLHALSGALWFQALLFAATAVAALALLVGYRTTLATLVTGLLVVSLHVRNPLVLNGGDLVLQMLFLWGLFLPLGERWSVDALREGPREKRVTSVATAGVLCQVVVIYATNAVLKLRGDAWLSGDAIQYVFSLEMFVHGVGHWLANYPALLVAFDTVWLAMLVGSGLLLLVTGWPRALLAAAYAAMHVGMAATMQLGVFPLVAVVALVPFIPSVVWDALADRPHRPVVAGPRVARVQEALRARLPLVSTPSLPPDALDWGRRALTVALAAFLVAQLAYSAASVGLVPVPDAGPLDGEEPEARWNMFAPEPLSVDIWVKAPAATPNGDLVDAFHGGEFTWDKPPDVSKTYPSARWRKYVMNVVDADDQSVREGFAASLCSRSPHGRSASVTNASVYSVEQPTRLDGPEPTNRVALAATNCST, from the coding sequence CGCGTCGCGGCTCGGAGCCGACACCCGCTCGCTCGCGGCGTTCCGCGTCGGGGTTGCGGGCGTCGTGCTCCTCGACCTCCTGTTACGGTCGCGGTACCTCGGCGCGTTCTACACGGACACCGGCGTGCTTCCGAGAGACGTGCTGTTCGCGCAGAACCCGGTTCTCGGACCGCTCTCCCTGCACGCGCTCTCGGGGGCGCTGTGGTTTCAGGCGCTGCTGTTCGCGGCCACGGCGGTCGCCGCACTGGCGTTGCTCGTCGGCTACCGGACGACGCTAGCGACGCTGGTCACGGGGCTGCTGGTCGTCTCGCTGCACGTCCGGAATCCTCTGGTCCTGAACGGCGGCGACCTCGTTCTCCAGATGCTGTTCCTCTGGGGGCTGTTCCTGCCCCTCGGCGAGCGCTGGAGCGTCGACGCACTCCGCGAGGGCCCCCGAGAGAAGCGGGTAACGTCGGTGGCGACGGCGGGCGTGCTCTGCCAGGTCGTCGTCATCTACGCGACGAACGCGGTTCTGAAGCTGCGCGGCGACGCCTGGCTCTCGGGCGACGCCATCCAGTACGTGTTCAGCCTGGAGATGTTCGTCCACGGCGTCGGGCACTGGCTCGCGAACTACCCCGCGCTGCTCGTCGCGTTCGACACGGTCTGGCTGGCGATGCTCGTGGGCTCGGGGCTCCTCCTGCTCGTGACTGGCTGGCCGCGCGCGCTGCTCGCGGCCGCGTACGCGGCGATGCACGTCGGAATGGCCGCGACGATGCAACTCGGCGTGTTCCCGCTCGTCGCGGTGGTCGCGCTCGTGCCGTTCATCCCGAGTGTCGTCTGGGACGCGCTCGCCGACCGACCGCACCGCCCCGTCGTAGCGGGTCCTCGGGTCGCTCGCGTCCAGGAGGCGCTCCGGGCGAGGCTGCCGCTGGTTTCGACTCCGTCGCTCCCGCCAGACGCGCTCGACTGGGGGCGCAGGGCGCTGACAGTCGCGCTCGCCGCGTTCCTCGTCGCCCAGCTGGCGTACAGCGCCGCGTCGGTCGGCCTCGTCCCGGTCCCCGACGCCGGACCGCTGGACGGCGAGGAGCCGGAGGCCCGCTGGAACATGTTCGCGCCGGAGCCGCTGTCGGTAGACATCTGGGTGAAAGCGCCCGCCGCGACGCCGAACGGCGACCTCGTCGACGCCTTCCACGGAGGCGAGTTCACCTGGGACAAACCGCCCGACGTCTCGAAGACGTACCCGTCGGCTCGCTGGCGGAAATACGTCATGAACGTCGTTGACGCCGACGACCAGTCGGTCCGCGAGGGGTTCGCGGCGTCCCTCTGCTCGCGCTCGCCGCACGGCCGGTCGGCGTCCGTGACGAACGCGTCCGTGTACAGCGTCGAGCAGCCGACGCGACTGGACGGACCGGAGCCGACGAACCGTGTGGCGCTAGCGGCGACGAACTGCTCGACGTGA